In one window of Candidatus Cloacimonadota bacterium DNA:
- a CDS encoding iron-sulfur cluster assembly scaffold protein, which yields MQYSQKVLDHFMKPHNVGKMENPDAEATEGSPACGDQVSIFLKVNPENNVIDDVKFLSYGCASNIATASIITDLAKGKTIEEAKEITWKGAAEALDGLPPVKMHCSVLAVDTLHHAIKNYEIKHHLAKEDKFSKDTIIEELKKIIYPKVGEDIVTLKMVKYAGFEEGVAVIDIEIPKFDIHRDNVAEEIREHLEKFKEIKEIKITM from the coding sequence ATGCAATATTCACAGAAGGTTTTAGATCATTTCATGAAACCGCATAATGTTGGTAAAATGGAAAATCCGGATGCGGAAGCAACAGAAGGAAGTCCGGCTTGTGGAGATCAGGTTTCGATCTTTCTGAAAGTCAATCCGGAGAATAATGTTATTGATGATGTTAAATTTCTTTCCTATGGATGTGCTTCCAATATCGCAACTGCCTCTATTATCACGGATTTGGCAAAAGGAAAAACAATCGAGGAAGCAAAAGAAATAACCTGGAAAGGAGCTGCTGAAGCACTTGATGGTCTTCCCCCTGTAAAAATGCATTGTTCCGTTCTGGCAGTCGATACTCTGCATCATGCGATCAAGAATTATGAGATCAAACATCATCTGGCGAAAGAAGATAAATTTTCCAAAGATACGATCATCGAGGAATTAAAAAAGATCATCTATCCTAAAGTTGGAGAAGATATCGTTACGCTAAAGATGGTCAAATATGCCGGTTTCGAAGAAGGAGTTGCTGTCATCGATATCGAGATTCCGAAATTTGATATTCATCGTGATAATGTTGC
- a CDS encoding cysteine desulfurase, whose translation MNQIYFNNCLTSKPAPEVIDAMLPYMKEDFQLPGTFIAKGEKIAADLESFRKTVADSMSAKPSEIHFTTGGTSANNIAIKGFLSANAHQGTHLICSVIDYPDLLTNAAFFEKSGFEVTYLPADWDGFIDLEELKKAIRPDTILFMTTLANHTVGTIQPLKEIKDILDAADHKIAVHVDACEAYARIPINVQELGIDLMSISAHKIHGPKGVGALYQRKGIQLAQFKHGINRVDNLETGGISVASIAGFSKAVELAFDNFEENTSKIRSLSNHLLQKIEEKIPYTTLNGARGEKRAPHHINVSFQYIEGESIMMMLDLNGISVATGSACASQGLKANYVLMALGRTHEQSHGSIKFTLSRYNTMEEIDFTVEKLAGIVKELRSRSPLYEDNRN comes from the coding sequence ATGAATCAGATATATTTTAATAATTGCTTAACTTCAAAACCTGCTCCGGAAGTGATTGATGCAATGTTGCCATACATGAAAGAGGATTTCCAATTGCCCGGAACTTTTATCGCTAAAGGTGAAAAAATTGCTGCAGACTTGGAAAGTTTCAGGAAAACCGTAGCAGATTCGATGAGTGCAAAACCTTCCGAAATCCATTTCACAACCGGTGGTACATCAGCCAATAACATCGCCATCAAAGGATTTCTTTCTGCTAATGCTCATCAAGGAACTCACCTCATCTGCTCCGTGATCGACTATCCTGATTTGCTGACCAACGCTGCTTTCTTTGAAAAAAGCGGTTTTGAAGTAACTTATCTTCCAGCAGACTGGGATGGTTTCATCGATCTCGAAGAATTAAAAAAAGCGATCAGACCAGATACCATTCTGTTCATGACAACTCTTGCAAATCATACGGTTGGGACGATCCAACCGCTCAAAGAAATCAAGGATATATTAGATGCTGCTGATCACAAAATCGCTGTTCATGTCGATGCTTGTGAAGCGTATGCCCGGATTCCCATAAATGTCCAAGAACTCGGAATTGATCTTATGTCAATCAGTGCTCATAAAATTCACGGACCAAAAGGTGTTGGGGCTTTGTATCAACGGAAAGGAATTCAACTCGCTCAATTTAAACACGGCATCAATCGTGTTGATAATCTGGAAACAGGAGGAATCAGTGTTGCTTCGATTGCCGGATTTTCCAAAGCTGTTGAACTTGCTTTTGATAATTTTGAAGAAAACACTTCCAAGATTCGGAGTTTATCAAACCACCTTTTGCAAAAAATCGAAGAGAAAATCCCATACACAACTTTGAATGGAGCCAGAGGAGAAAAACGAGCACCTCATCACATCAATGTCTCTTTTCAATACATCGAAGGGGAGTCGATCATGATGATGCTGGATTTAAACGGTATTTCTGTGGCAACGGGAAGTGCATGTGCATCGCAAGGTTTGAAAGCGAATTATGTTTTGATGGCTTTGGGAAGAACACATGAACAATCACATGGTTCGATCAAATTTACTTTGAGCAGATATAATACGATGGAAGAAATAGATTTTACAGTTGAGAAACTTGCTGGGATCGTGAAAGAATTGAGATCGAGAAGTCCGTTATATGAAGATAATAGAAATTAG
- a CDS encoding Rrf2 family transcriptional regulator codes for MQISTKTGYAVRAISELAIKSNGKPISISELCYDKNLPIKYVEQLFRKLKKNGLVKSVHGSKGGYFLNKDISEISLKDIMKAVDDSFSTKFCVDDKARIDYCSGFPCGFHELWDEIIDHIENYFESIKLDAIVSNYGVQ; via the coding sequence ATGCAGATTTCGACGAAAACCGGATACGCTGTCAGAGCCATTTCCGAACTGGCAATCAAATCGAATGGAAAGCCGATTTCTATATCGGAATTATGTTATGATAAGAACCTCCCGATCAAATATGTAGAACAACTTTTCCGGAAATTAAAGAAAAACGGATTAGTAAAAAGTGTACATGGATCAAAAGGTGGATATTTCCTGAATAAAGACATTTCCGAAATATCGCTGAAAGATATTATGAAGGCTGTTGATGATAGTTTTTCTACGAAATTTTGTGTTGATGATAAAGCCCGAATCGATTATTGTTCCGGTTTTCCTTGTGGTTTTCATGAACTCTGGGATGAGATAATAGATCATATCGAAAATTATTTCGAGTCTATAAAGTTGGATGCAATTGTTTCTAATTATGGAGTACAATAA
- a CDS encoding ABC transporter ATP-binding protein yields MLKLKNISAGYQDKTVIQNLTLDFKRGEFCALLGPNGAGKSTLLKALIGFQSIEKGEILLKDKPLRKWNKNYLAQEISLIPQDFKLQFDHHVYDLVLMGRFPYLGYWQNYTQKDREITDRILKQLDLFKLKNKMFSQLSGGEKKRVSIARSLAQQTEIILMDEAFANLDINHQLEIMQLLSEINHEYKKMIILVSHNINLAADYCDRIIMMKEGKIIADGNPENTIKSETIRELYGTNLKIVKNPLSGKPNLIYPGK; encoded by the coding sequence ATGTTAAAATTAAAAAATATTTCAGCAGGATATCAAGATAAAACTGTAATCCAAAATCTAACTTTGGATTTCAAAAGGGGAGAATTCTGCGCCCTTTTAGGACCTAACGGAGCAGGAAAATCAACACTATTAAAGGCTTTAATCGGTTTTCAATCCATAGAAAAGGGTGAAATTCTATTGAAGGATAAACCTCTTAGAAAATGGAATAAAAATTATCTTGCACAAGAGATTTCCTTAATTCCGCAAGATTTCAAACTCCAATTCGATCATCATGTTTATGATCTCGTCCTCATGGGAAGATTCCCTTATCTCGGATACTGGCAGAATTATACACAAAAAGACAGGGAAATTACGGACAGGATTTTAAAACAACTCGATCTCTTCAAATTAAAGAATAAGATGTTTTCGCAATTATCCGGAGGAGAGAAAAAACGAGTTTCCATTGCCCGATCTCTTGCTCAACAAACGGAAATAATCCTGATGGACGAAGCCTTTGCGAATCTGGATATAAATCATCAATTGGAAATTATGCAACTCCTTTCCGAAATTAATCACGAATATAAAAAAATGATCATCCTTGTTTCTCATAACATCAATCTGGCTGCAGATTACTGCGATAGGATCATTATGATGAAAGAAGGAAAAATAATTGCTGATGGAAATCCTGAAAATACAATAAAGTCGGAAACAATCAGAGAACTTTATGGAACAAATTTGAAAATCGTAAAAAATCCCCTTTCCGGTAAACCTAATCTCATCTATCCCGGAAAATAA
- a CDS encoding T9SS type A sorting domain-containing protein: MKKLVVLFNLCLMLNLFGANAFVVNSNSQTLSKIDLETGYVNNAFSVIGLYANRVILSEDFIYVVNSGDNSVQKIDLNSGETLANIPVENSSNPYDMIIHNGFAFVTGLFTSKVYKIDLSTDQVVDDIMVGNSPEGMVVYDGKLYVANTNYIYPSYNPGTVSVIDLNTFEVIETIDVEINPQAFTVADDIIHLVCTGDYFSIFGKVCIIDPLSNSVMETIEIGGSPANITFAQNGNVYLGDGMGIGVYSYNAETYEIIHSSQNPFSSGGSSIAANSENIAVVDAGNWIENSIVRIYDLNEEFLSEYVVAIGAVHIAIQDEGSSIDEIYPEIQDNQIYNYPNPFQSETTISFSCHRDTEITEVNIYNIKGQQIKTLDCINHVNAKATQLLYSKNWDGKDESGKLVKPGVYFYQIKTKDHQLISGKMIISR; the protein is encoded by the coding sequence ATGAAAAAATTAGTTGTATTATTCAACTTATGTCTGATGCTTAACTTGTTTGGAGCGAATGCGTTTGTCGTGAATTCCAACAGCCAGACTTTATCGAAAATCGATCTGGAAACAGGATATGTAAACAATGCCTTTTCTGTGATCGGTTTGTATGCAAACAGAGTAATTCTATCCGAGGATTTCATTTATGTCGTCAATTCCGGAGACAATTCGGTTCAGAAGATCGATTTGAACAGCGGAGAAACTTTAGCGAATATTCCTGTTGAGAATTCCTCAAATCCGTATGATATGATCATCCATAATGGATTTGCATTCGTAACTGGACTTTTCACATCAAAAGTTTACAAGATCGATCTTTCGACAGATCAAGTCGTAGATGATATTATGGTTGGAAATTCTCCCGAAGGAATGGTTGTTTATGACGGAAAATTGTATGTTGCCAATACAAATTATATTTATCCAAGCTACAATCCGGGAACAGTCTCTGTAATTGATTTGAACACATTTGAAGTTATCGAAACCATCGATGTGGAAATAAATCCGCAGGCATTCACAGTTGCCGATGATATAATCCATTTAGTTTGTACAGGAGATTATTTTTCAATTTTTGGTAAAGTCTGCATTATCGATCCTTTATCAAATTCAGTTATGGAGACAATTGAAATCGGAGGTTCTCCGGCAAATATAACTTTTGCTCAAAATGGAAATGTTTATCTCGGAGACGGAATGGGAATCGGTGTATATTCTTATAATGCCGAAACTTATGAGATTATTCATTCATCGCAAAATCCTTTCTCATCCGGAGGTTCTTCGATTGCTGCTAATTCGGAAAATATTGCTGTTGTCGATGCGGGTAATTGGATCGAAAATTCGATTGTCAGAATATATGATCTGAACGAAGAATTTCTCTCCGAATATGTGGTTGCGATCGGAGCAGTTCATATCGCGATTCAGGATGAAGGAAGTTCAATCGACGAAATTTATCCGGAAATACAGGATAATCAAATCTATAATTATCCAAATCCATTTCAATCGGAAACAACGATTTCATTTTCATGCCACAGAGACACAGAGATCACAGAGGTCAATATTTATAATATCAAAGGACAGCAAATCAAAACTTTGGACTGCATTAACCATGTTAATGCAAAAGCAACACAGTTGCTTTACTCCAAGAATTGGGATGGAAAAGATGAATCGGGGAAATTAGTAAAACCGGGAGTTTATTTCTATCAGATCAAAACAAAAGATCATCAACTTATTTCCGGAAAGATGATCATTTCGAGATAG